The window TCTACAACGATTCCTTGTTGTTCACCTTCGATGTAAATTGGTTCATCAAACAAAACCGTTTTATTATTGTTTAAATGTTCAACGTAACTCTTAATTCCGCCTTCATAATGGAATTCACTATACGTTTCTTGTCCAGTACGTTTATCTTCAATTGAGATTTTTAAGCCTTTGTTTAAGAAAGCTAGCTCACGAATACGTGTCGACAATTTTTCAAATTCAAAAACAATTGTTTCCGTGAAAATTTCTGGATCTGGTAAGAAATGAACCGTTGTCCCATGACGATCTGTATCGCCAATAATTTTTAAATCCTCATCTACTTTTCCTTGTAGGAATTTTTGATAATGAATTTTGCCATCTTTGTGGACACTTACTTCAAGATAAGTTGATAACGCATTTACAACTGATGAACCAACACCATGTAAACCACCGGAAACTTTATAGCCGCCACCGCCAAATTTACCTCCAGCATGTAAAACCGTAAAGACTGTTTCAACAGCTGGACGTCCTGTTTTAGCTTGCAAACCAACCGGAATTCCACGACCATCATCAATAACCGTAACACTATTATCTTCTTCAATAATCACATTAATTTGACTAGCAAATCCTGCTAAAGCTTCATCAATTGAGTTATCAACGATTTCCCACACTAAATGGTGTAATCCTTGCCCACTTGTTGAGCCAATATACATCCCAGGACGTTTACGTACGGCTTCTAATCCTTCTAAAACTTGAATTTGACTGGCATCATATTCCTTTGCCAATGCCTCCATATCTTTTTCTTCCGACATGCTTTATTCACTCTCCATTTCTACATGACCACTAGCAACTTGAAACACACGAGGTGCTTGTAAAATATGCTTTTTAATTCCGTCCAAACTTGTTGTGGTTAAAAATGTTTGAACTTTATTTTCAATTGCTTTAAGTAGGTGTGTTTGTCTCTCGTCATCTAACTCAGATAAAACATCATCCAACAGCAATATTGGGTATTCTCCGGTAATGTCCTTCATCAAATCAATCTCAGCTAATTTCACACTTAAAGCCGTTGTTCGTTGCTGTCCTTGAGATCCATAAGTTTGCACATTCTGTTCATTGACCATAAAACGCAGATCATCTCGGTGAGGCCCAACAATAGTACTCCCCTGATCCAATTCACGTTTTCGTCCCTTTTCAAAAGCCGCCAATAAATCCAAATAAATCTGTTCTTTATCTAATTCATCGGTTATTTGCAAACTACATTGATACTCAATCACTAAATTTTCCCGTTCTCTAGAAATCTCATGATGAATTGGTTGGGCCCATTTTTCCAATTTTTTTACAAAAGAAAAGCGCTCCTTTAAAATCTCAGCACCATGAATTGCCAACTGTTCAGTTAAAACCTCTAGAAAGGTTAAATCCTTTGCTCTTTTCATCATCAACTGCTTTAAATACTGATTTCGCTGTTTTAGAATATGCTGATAACTCACTAAATGATGCAAATAAATAGGATTCATCTGACCCATTTCCATATCTAAAAATTTCCGTCGGATAGAGGGAGAACCTTTAACTAGCGATAAGTCTTCTGGAGCAAACAAAATGACATTTAGCTTTCCCAGATAATCGCTTAATTTTTTTTGCTCCAAATGATTAAATTTAGCTTTTTTCCCTTTATTAGAAATCGTAATCTCCAAAGGAAAAGAAGTATTTTTTTTCTGAACACGTCCACTAATTTTAGCAAATTCTTGATTCCAGAAAATTAATTCCTTATCGTTAGAAGTTCGATGACTTCTGGTCATTGCCAAAACGTAGATAGCTTCCATCAAATTTGTTTTTCCTTGAGCATTCTCACCTAAAAAAACATTAATTCCTTCAGAAAATCCTACCTCAGCAGCTTCATAGTTACGATACTGAGTCAGCTTAATCTCCTCTAAAAACATTACTCTTCTTCTCCGTTAGATGCTTGAACAAAATAAGTTCCTTCTCCTGGAATCTCAACACTAGATCCTGGAAAAATCTTTTTACCACGACGATTTTCAATTTCATTATCTAATAGTACAGTGTGTTCTGCTAGATACCATTTTGCCATTCCACCACTGCTGATAATATCAACGTGTTTTAATAATTGAC is drawn from Carnobacterium gallinarum DSM 4847 and contains these coding sequences:
- the yaaA gene encoding S4 domain-containing protein YaaA yields the protein MKETVYIDSEFITLGQLLKHVDIISSGGMAKWYLAEHTVLLDNEIENRRGKKIFPGSSVEIPGEGTYFVQASNGEEE
- the recF gene encoding DNA replication/repair protein RecF (All proteins in this family for which functions are known are DNA-binding proteins that assist the filamentation of RecA onto DNA for the initiation of recombination or recombinational repair.), producing MFLEEIKLTQYRNYEAAEVGFSEGINVFLGENAQGKTNLMEAIYVLAMTRSHRTSNDKELIFWNQEFAKISGRVQKKNTSFPLEITISNKGKKAKFNHLEQKKLSDYLGKLNVILFAPEDLSLVKGSPSIRRKFLDMEMGQMNPIYLHHLVSYQHILKQRNQYLKQLMMKRAKDLTFLEVLTEQLAIHGAEILKERFSFVKKLEKWAQPIHHEISRERENLVIEYQCSLQITDELDKEQIYLDLLAAFEKGRKRELDQGSTIVGPHRDDLRFMVNEQNVQTYGSQGQQRTTALSVKLAEIDLMKDITGEYPILLLDDVLSELDDERQTHLLKAIENKVQTFLTTTSLDGIKKHILQAPRVFQVASGHVEMESE